The Carassius gibelio isolate Cgi1373 ecotype wild population from Czech Republic chromosome B9, carGib1.2-hapl.c, whole genome shotgun sequence genome includes a region encoding these proteins:
- the LOC127965332 gene encoding AF4/FMR2 family member 3 isoform X1: MPTIYGSKGKLASVCFMLQHASQDMTQSWPYQQPPGEGGTQHFLYSHSKEGKQPNSRHRLVRDGVSMRMPSRPLVAPHKSMLADDLKLSSDEDDKDEGSEQTTSWADNDRLSGQQQRHTHTHVGRVRHSSSGSSGSDPSSEWESDHSQRSRSPSPGTHNRCRTPTQQRTLNCSTETESPPSTQWQLDRWLEKVPKNHQSSDHDPGGGQRRTAKSDCGRGPSPGRYWSRDSESRRDYSPCESPVPSPKFDYSPRNSPHPSPEYSPCPSPGISLVPSPVPSVCPSPGDSFQGSRSPSPLHPPRSPSPSLSFTAVPSQGTYPQVQPPQQESPRHNGRSTVGSNPAYRPKVRPWVPPDHSANQRKEFRPKDSRSRDSLSKHSRPGPPQQPHHSKHSSTEKPHKDLKHKLESKNSESTSKQRFNSPSNPISKHLSKQRPSISPKQQASQSTDDHSIEHNHRSNETTAVSIHSSHSKSGHSSHFNTLKSSDRGPSSKSRDSSQSEVNSRSSHSSKIKSFPDTKQSRSKQTAQKTSSPKPKTKLGEAPVSRTGHSQKDPKPREKELEVDSRGNAQGATLVQTGKEQRRRRLAEEQVIRRRWVLSSEEEEDKEDRRTEEGERERKRRRRREQEVEWKAVQPKQRPHTNSQHHTQKEYNGHNLEEQSKKKRRWSNEDISSGLHVTDTSPSPPLSPPLPTPVNKPTHPSSSTSSSSSSSSSSSSSSDSDSESSPPRNVAKVPADSTSNQKTVSKRRLEKQGSGTGAHPHGSSLNTPETQGRGRHKLYTLVPFGRTEKSPTVAHRGLKKLVVRIDLSLLGRVPSADEITERQSSSSALSTGKAKEKPSMKHLDQLPGDGRSKRKAENGDAQRENKRNPSRADKLPVSVHSEIEETLNKQNGSQDDYFYSKRPVSPLSPPSGILELSKPSVKAQHAEKYNTPPEKDKDSTPQKSQVQKTQPKVEVECVGVSGPLQSLSGSLVPPSNLPLHYRGTVPISDVSHHAEYYMHEAKRLKHRADAMVDKLGKAVNYVDAALSFMECGKAMEEGPLESKSPYTMYAETVELIRYAMKLKSHAGPGASQEDKQLAVLCFRCLALLYWQMFRLKKDNALKYSKVLMDYFKSSPKGPHKPPPWNSAGKESVAPASICSVNIMGSHTGSSRSSAISIPHRIHQMAANHLNITNSVLYSYEYWEVAETLAKENKEFFNYLNTLTGPLTLHSSMAHIVQYTRQGLQWIRISANLS, translated from the exons ATGCCTACCATTTATGGAAGTAAGGGAAAACTTGCAAGTGTTTGTTTCATGCTTCAGCACGCCTCCCAG GACATGACCCAGTCCTGGCCTTACCAGCAGCCCCCAGGGGAAGGGGGCACTCAGCATTTCCTGTACTCACACTCAAAG GAGGGAAAGCAGCCCAATTCACGACACAGACTTG TGAGGGATGGTGTCTCTATGAGGATGCCCTCACGTCCACTCGTGGCCCCTCATAAATC CATGCTCGCTGATGACCTGAAGCTCAGCAGTGACGAAGATGACAAGGATGAG GGAAGTGAGCAAACAACTTCCTGGGCTGATAATGACCG CTTGTCAGGCCAGCAGcagcgccacacacacacacatgtcggAAGAGTGAGACATTCTAGCTCAGGGTCTTCAGGATCAGACCCCTCCAGTGAATGGGAAAGCGATCACAGCCAGCGATCACGCAGCCCGAGCCCAGGGACGCACAACCGGTGCAGGACACCGACCCAGCAGCGGACCTTAAACTGCAGCACAGAG ACGGAGAGTCCACCATCCACACAATGGCAGCTGGACAGGTGGCTTGAGAAAGTCCCTAAAAATCATCAGTCATCTGACCACGACCCAGGTGGAGGACAGCGACGGACTGCGAAATCTGACTGTGGCCGAGGACCATCACCTGGAAGATACTGGAGCAGAGACTCTGAATCCAGACGGGATTACAGTCCATGTGAAAGTCCAGTCCCAAGTCCAAAATTTGACTACAGCCCCAGAAACAGTCCTCATCCCAGTCCAGAATACAGTCCATGCCCCAGTCCAGGAATTAGCCTTGTGCCGAGCCCAGTGCCAAGTGTGTGCCCAAGTCCAGGAGACAGCTTCCAAGGGAGTCGAAGTCCCAGCCCTTTACACCCTCCCAGAAGCCCCAGTCCAAGTCTCTCCTTCACCGCAGTACCTAGCCAAGGTACATATCCTCAGGTCCAGCCACCTCAACAAGAAAGTCCCAGGCATAATGGACGGTCAACCGTTGGCTCTAATCCAGCATACCGGCCCAAAGTAAGGCCATGGGTGCCTCCGGACCACAGTGCCAACCAGAGAAAGGAGTTTAGACCCAAAGACTCTAGATCCAGAGACTCTCTATCCAAACACTCCAGGCCTGGTCCTCCCCAACAACCCCATCATTCCAAGCACAGCTCAACAGAAAAGCCACACAAGGATCTCAAACACAAGCTTGAAAGCAAAAACTCTGAATCAACAAGCAAGCAAAGGTTTAACTCACCTTCAAACCCCATTTCAAAGCATTTATCAAAGCAAAGACCAAGCATTAGCCCAAAACAACAAGCCAGTCAATCTACAGATGACCATAGTATTGAACATAATCACAGAAGCAATGAAACTACAGCAGTGTCAATCCACAGTTCACATTCCAAATCAGGCCATTCTTCTCATTTTAATACTCTAAAGAGCTCCGACCGAGGTCCCTCGTCAAAGTCCAGGGACTCTTCCCAAAGCGAAGTCAACAGTCGATCTAGTCACAGCTCGAAGATTAAATCTTTTCCAGATACAAAGCAGTCAAGATCTAAACAGACTGCCCAAAAGACTTCCAGCCCAAAGCCCAAGACCAAACTAGGGGAGGCCCCAGTGTCCAGAACCGGGCATTCCCAAAAAGACCCAAAGCCCAGAGAGAAAGAGCTAGAGGTGGACAGCCGAGGTAATGCACAGGGAGCAACCCTGGTGCAGACCGGCAAGGAACAGAGACGAAGAAGACTGGCGGAGGAGCAAGTGATAAGGCGTCGCTGGGTTCTGAGTTCTGAAGAAGAGGAAGACAAGGAAGATAGGAGAACAGAGGAAGGGGAAAGAGAGAGGaaacggaggaggaggagggagcaGGAAGTTGAATGGAAGGCAGTGCAGCCCAAGCAAAGACCTCACACCAACAGCCAGCATCACACCCAAAAGGAATACAATGGACACAATCTTGAGGAACAGAGCAAGAAGAAGAGAAGGTGGAGCAATGAGGACATTTCCTCAGGTCTTCATGTGACTGACACTAGCCCTTCTCCTCCACTTTCTCCACCTTTGCCTACTCCTGTCAACAAGCCCACTCACCCATCATCTTCcacttcctcctcttcctcatcctcttcatcctcatcttcgTCCTCTGATTCAGACTCTGAGTCTAGTCCACCCCGGAATGTTGCCAAAGTCCCTGCAGATTCAACGTCAAACCAAAAAACTGTGTCAAAAAGGAGGCTTGAGAAACAGGGTTCGGGCACTGGTGCTCACCCCCATGGGTCGAGCTTAAACACACCTGAGACTCAAGGTCGGGGCAGACACAAACTCTACACATTGGTGCCTTTTGGCCGAACTGAAAAGTCCCCCACTGTTGCACATCGAGGCCTGAAAAAGCTTGTTGTGAGGATAGACCTCTCGCTTCTGGGTAGAGTCCCTAGTGCAGATGAGATTACAGAGAGACAGTCCTCGTCTTCAGCTTTGTCAACGGGAAAGGCAAAAGAAAAGCCATCGATGAAACACTTGGACCAACTGCCTGGAGATGGCAGAAGTAAAAGAAAA GCTGAAAATGGAGACGCTCAAAGAGAGAATAAGAGAAATCCCTCTCGTGCAGATAAACTACCAGTGTCAGTCCACAGCGAGATTGAGGAGACCCTCAACAAACAAAACGG AAGTCAGGATGATTACTTTTATTCCAAGAGGCCTGTATCCCCATTGTCTCCTCCATCCGGCATACTGGAGCTCTCAAAACCCTCAGTAAAAGCTCAGCATGCAGAGAAGTACAACACACCTCCAGAAAAAGACAAAGATTCAACACCTCAGAAATCACAG GTTCAGAAGACACAGCCCAAGGTAGAGGTGGAGTGTGTGGGGGTGTCAGGACCCCTCCAGTCTCTCTCTGGATCGCTGGTTCCTCCCTCAAACCTTCCGCTTCACTACAGAGGAACTGTACCTATCAGTGATGT CTCTCATCATGCTGAGTACTACATGCATGAAGCCAAGAGGTTGAAACATCGAGCAGATGCTATG GTGGATAAGCTAGGAAAAGCTGTGAATTATGTGGATGCTGCTTTGTCCTTTATGGAGTGCGGTAAAGCCATGGAAGAGGGACCACTGGAGTCCAAGTCCCCTTACACCATGTATGCTGAAACTGTTGAGCTCATAAG ATACGCTATGAAACTTAAGAGTCACGCCGGGCCTGGAGCCAGCCAGGAAGACAAACAGCTAGCTGTACTATG TTTCCGCTGTCTTGCTCTTCTTTACTGGCAAATGTTCAGACTTAAAAAGGACAACGCTCTAAAATACTCCAAAGTCCTGATGGACTACTTCAAG AGCTCTCCAAAAGGACCTCATAAACCCCCTCCTTGGAACAGTGCTGGAAA GGAATCTGTAGCTCCTGCCTCTATTTGCTCTGTCAATATAATGGGATCTCACACAGGGAGCTCACGGAGCAGTGCTATTAGCATTCCCCATCGCAtccaccagatggcagcaaatcACCTCAACATTACCAACAGTGTCCTGTACAGTTATGAGTACTGGGAAGTGGCTGAGACCCTGGCCAAAGAAAACAAAG AATTTTTCAACTATCTGAACACACTGACTGGGCCCCTGACTCTACATAGCAGCATGGCCCATATCGTCCAGTACACCAGGCAAGGGTTGCAGTGGATCCGGATCAGTGCTAATCTATCATAA
- the LOC127965332 gene encoding AF4/FMR2 family member 3 isoform X3: MTQSWPYQQPPGEGGTQHFLYSHSKEGKQPNSRHRLVRDGVSMRMPSRPLVAPHKSMLADDLKLSSDEDDKDEGSEQTTSWADNDRLSGQQQRHTHTHVGRVRHSSSGSSGSDPSSEWESDHSQRSRSPSPGTHNRCRTPTQQRTLNCSTETESPPSTQWQLDRWLEKVPKNHQSSDHDPGGGQRRTAKSDCGRGPSPGRYWSRDSESRRDYSPCESPVPSPKFDYSPRNSPHPSPEYSPCPSPGISLVPSPVPSVCPSPGDSFQGSRSPSPLHPPRSPSPSLSFTAVPSQGTYPQVQPPQQESPRHNGRSTVGSNPAYRPKVRPWVPPDHSANQRKEFRPKDSRSRDSLSKHSRPGPPQQPHHSKHSSTEKPHKDLKHKLESKNSESTSKQRFNSPSNPISKHLSKQRPSISPKQQASQSTDDHSIEHNHRSNETTAVSIHSSHSKSGHSSHFNTLKSSDRGPSSKSRDSSQSEVNSRSSHSSKIKSFPDTKQSRSKQTAQKTSSPKPKTKLGEAPVSRTGHSQKDPKPREKELEVDSRGNAQGATLVQTGKEQRRRRLAEEQVIRRRWVLSSEEEEDKEDRRTEEGERERKRRRRREQEVEWKAVQPKQRPHTNSQHHTQKEYNGHNLEEQSKKKRRWSNEDISSGLHVTDTSPSPPLSPPLPTPVNKPTHPSSSTSSSSSSSSSSSSSSDSDSESSPPRNVAKVPADSTSNQKTVSKRRLEKQGSGTGAHPHGSSLNTPETQGRGRHKLYTLVPFGRTEKSPTVAHRGLKKLVVRIDLSLLGRVPSADEITERQSSSSALSTGKAKEKPSMKHLDQLPGDGRSKRKAENGDAQRENKRNPSRADKLPVSVHSEIEETLNKQNGSQDDYFYSKRPVSPLSPPSGILELSKPSVKAQHAEKYNTPPEKDKDSTPQKSQVQKTQPKVEVECVGVSGPLQSLSGSLVPPSNLPLHYRGTVPISDVSHHAEYYMHEAKRLKHRADAMVDKLGKAVNYVDAALSFMECGKAMEEGPLESKSPYTMYAETVELIRYAMKLKSHAGPGASQEDKQLAVLCFRCLALLYWQMFRLKKDNALKYSKVLMDYFKSSPKGPHKPPPWNSAGKESVAPASICSVNIMGSHTGSSRSSAISIPHRIHQMAANHLNITNSVLYSYEYWEVAETLAKENKEFFNYLNTLTGPLTLHSSMAHIVQYTRQGLQWIRISANLS, from the exons ATGACCCAGTCCTGGCCTTACCAGCAGCCCCCAGGGGAAGGGGGCACTCAGCATTTCCTGTACTCACACTCAAAG GAGGGAAAGCAGCCCAATTCACGACACAGACTTG TGAGGGATGGTGTCTCTATGAGGATGCCCTCACGTCCACTCGTGGCCCCTCATAAATC CATGCTCGCTGATGACCTGAAGCTCAGCAGTGACGAAGATGACAAGGATGAG GGAAGTGAGCAAACAACTTCCTGGGCTGATAATGACCG CTTGTCAGGCCAGCAGcagcgccacacacacacacatgtcggAAGAGTGAGACATTCTAGCTCAGGGTCTTCAGGATCAGACCCCTCCAGTGAATGGGAAAGCGATCACAGCCAGCGATCACGCAGCCCGAGCCCAGGGACGCACAACCGGTGCAGGACACCGACCCAGCAGCGGACCTTAAACTGCAGCACAGAG ACGGAGAGTCCACCATCCACACAATGGCAGCTGGACAGGTGGCTTGAGAAAGTCCCTAAAAATCATCAGTCATCTGACCACGACCCAGGTGGAGGACAGCGACGGACTGCGAAATCTGACTGTGGCCGAGGACCATCACCTGGAAGATACTGGAGCAGAGACTCTGAATCCAGACGGGATTACAGTCCATGTGAAAGTCCAGTCCCAAGTCCAAAATTTGACTACAGCCCCAGAAACAGTCCTCATCCCAGTCCAGAATACAGTCCATGCCCCAGTCCAGGAATTAGCCTTGTGCCGAGCCCAGTGCCAAGTGTGTGCCCAAGTCCAGGAGACAGCTTCCAAGGGAGTCGAAGTCCCAGCCCTTTACACCCTCCCAGAAGCCCCAGTCCAAGTCTCTCCTTCACCGCAGTACCTAGCCAAGGTACATATCCTCAGGTCCAGCCACCTCAACAAGAAAGTCCCAGGCATAATGGACGGTCAACCGTTGGCTCTAATCCAGCATACCGGCCCAAAGTAAGGCCATGGGTGCCTCCGGACCACAGTGCCAACCAGAGAAAGGAGTTTAGACCCAAAGACTCTAGATCCAGAGACTCTCTATCCAAACACTCCAGGCCTGGTCCTCCCCAACAACCCCATCATTCCAAGCACAGCTCAACAGAAAAGCCACACAAGGATCTCAAACACAAGCTTGAAAGCAAAAACTCTGAATCAACAAGCAAGCAAAGGTTTAACTCACCTTCAAACCCCATTTCAAAGCATTTATCAAAGCAAAGACCAAGCATTAGCCCAAAACAACAAGCCAGTCAATCTACAGATGACCATAGTATTGAACATAATCACAGAAGCAATGAAACTACAGCAGTGTCAATCCACAGTTCACATTCCAAATCAGGCCATTCTTCTCATTTTAATACTCTAAAGAGCTCCGACCGAGGTCCCTCGTCAAAGTCCAGGGACTCTTCCCAAAGCGAAGTCAACAGTCGATCTAGTCACAGCTCGAAGATTAAATCTTTTCCAGATACAAAGCAGTCAAGATCTAAACAGACTGCCCAAAAGACTTCCAGCCCAAAGCCCAAGACCAAACTAGGGGAGGCCCCAGTGTCCAGAACCGGGCATTCCCAAAAAGACCCAAAGCCCAGAGAGAAAGAGCTAGAGGTGGACAGCCGAGGTAATGCACAGGGAGCAACCCTGGTGCAGACCGGCAAGGAACAGAGACGAAGAAGACTGGCGGAGGAGCAAGTGATAAGGCGTCGCTGGGTTCTGAGTTCTGAAGAAGAGGAAGACAAGGAAGATAGGAGAACAGAGGAAGGGGAAAGAGAGAGGaaacggaggaggaggagggagcaGGAAGTTGAATGGAAGGCAGTGCAGCCCAAGCAAAGACCTCACACCAACAGCCAGCATCACACCCAAAAGGAATACAATGGACACAATCTTGAGGAACAGAGCAAGAAGAAGAGAAGGTGGAGCAATGAGGACATTTCCTCAGGTCTTCATGTGACTGACACTAGCCCTTCTCCTCCACTTTCTCCACCTTTGCCTACTCCTGTCAACAAGCCCACTCACCCATCATCTTCcacttcctcctcttcctcatcctcttcatcctcatcttcgTCCTCTGATTCAGACTCTGAGTCTAGTCCACCCCGGAATGTTGCCAAAGTCCCTGCAGATTCAACGTCAAACCAAAAAACTGTGTCAAAAAGGAGGCTTGAGAAACAGGGTTCGGGCACTGGTGCTCACCCCCATGGGTCGAGCTTAAACACACCTGAGACTCAAGGTCGGGGCAGACACAAACTCTACACATTGGTGCCTTTTGGCCGAACTGAAAAGTCCCCCACTGTTGCACATCGAGGCCTGAAAAAGCTTGTTGTGAGGATAGACCTCTCGCTTCTGGGTAGAGTCCCTAGTGCAGATGAGATTACAGAGAGACAGTCCTCGTCTTCAGCTTTGTCAACGGGAAAGGCAAAAGAAAAGCCATCGATGAAACACTTGGACCAACTGCCTGGAGATGGCAGAAGTAAAAGAAAA GCTGAAAATGGAGACGCTCAAAGAGAGAATAAGAGAAATCCCTCTCGTGCAGATAAACTACCAGTGTCAGTCCACAGCGAGATTGAGGAGACCCTCAACAAACAAAACGG AAGTCAGGATGATTACTTTTATTCCAAGAGGCCTGTATCCCCATTGTCTCCTCCATCCGGCATACTGGAGCTCTCAAAACCCTCAGTAAAAGCTCAGCATGCAGAGAAGTACAACACACCTCCAGAAAAAGACAAAGATTCAACACCTCAGAAATCACAG GTTCAGAAGACACAGCCCAAGGTAGAGGTGGAGTGTGTGGGGGTGTCAGGACCCCTCCAGTCTCTCTCTGGATCGCTGGTTCCTCCCTCAAACCTTCCGCTTCACTACAGAGGAACTGTACCTATCAGTGATGT CTCTCATCATGCTGAGTACTACATGCATGAAGCCAAGAGGTTGAAACATCGAGCAGATGCTATG GTGGATAAGCTAGGAAAAGCTGTGAATTATGTGGATGCTGCTTTGTCCTTTATGGAGTGCGGTAAAGCCATGGAAGAGGGACCACTGGAGTCCAAGTCCCCTTACACCATGTATGCTGAAACTGTTGAGCTCATAAG ATACGCTATGAAACTTAAGAGTCACGCCGGGCCTGGAGCCAGCCAGGAAGACAAACAGCTAGCTGTACTATG TTTCCGCTGTCTTGCTCTTCTTTACTGGCAAATGTTCAGACTTAAAAAGGACAACGCTCTAAAATACTCCAAAGTCCTGATGGACTACTTCAAG AGCTCTCCAAAAGGACCTCATAAACCCCCTCCTTGGAACAGTGCTGGAAA GGAATCTGTAGCTCCTGCCTCTATTTGCTCTGTCAATATAATGGGATCTCACACAGGGAGCTCACGGAGCAGTGCTATTAGCATTCCCCATCGCAtccaccagatggcagcaaatcACCTCAACATTACCAACAGTGTCCTGTACAGTTATGAGTACTGGGAAGTGGCTGAGACCCTGGCCAAAGAAAACAAAG AATTTTTCAACTATCTGAACACACTGACTGGGCCCCTGACTCTACATAGCAGCATGGCCCATATCGTCCAGTACACCAGGCAAGGGTTGCAGTGGATCCGGATCAGTGCTAATCTATCATAA
- the LOC127965332 gene encoding AF4/FMR2 family member 3 isoform X2, with protein MEDMTQSWPYQQPPGEGGTQHFLYSHSKEGKQPNSRHRLVRDGVSMRMPSRPLVAPHKSMLADDLKLSSDEDDKDEGSEQTTSWADNDRLSGQQQRHTHTHVGRVRHSSSGSSGSDPSSEWESDHSQRSRSPSPGTHNRCRTPTQQRTLNCSTETESPPSTQWQLDRWLEKVPKNHQSSDHDPGGGQRRTAKSDCGRGPSPGRYWSRDSESRRDYSPCESPVPSPKFDYSPRNSPHPSPEYSPCPSPGISLVPSPVPSVCPSPGDSFQGSRSPSPLHPPRSPSPSLSFTAVPSQGTYPQVQPPQQESPRHNGRSTVGSNPAYRPKVRPWVPPDHSANQRKEFRPKDSRSRDSLSKHSRPGPPQQPHHSKHSSTEKPHKDLKHKLESKNSESTSKQRFNSPSNPISKHLSKQRPSISPKQQASQSTDDHSIEHNHRSNETTAVSIHSSHSKSGHSSHFNTLKSSDRGPSSKSRDSSQSEVNSRSSHSSKIKSFPDTKQSRSKQTAQKTSSPKPKTKLGEAPVSRTGHSQKDPKPREKELEVDSRGNAQGATLVQTGKEQRRRRLAEEQVIRRRWVLSSEEEEDKEDRRTEEGERERKRRRRREQEVEWKAVQPKQRPHTNSQHHTQKEYNGHNLEEQSKKKRRWSNEDISSGLHVTDTSPSPPLSPPLPTPVNKPTHPSSSTSSSSSSSSSSSSSSDSDSESSPPRNVAKVPADSTSNQKTVSKRRLEKQGSGTGAHPHGSSLNTPETQGRGRHKLYTLVPFGRTEKSPTVAHRGLKKLVVRIDLSLLGRVPSADEITERQSSSSALSTGKAKEKPSMKHLDQLPGDGRSKRKAENGDAQRENKRNPSRADKLPVSVHSEIEETLNKQNGSQDDYFYSKRPVSPLSPPSGILELSKPSVKAQHAEKYNTPPEKDKDSTPQKSQVQKTQPKVEVECVGVSGPLQSLSGSLVPPSNLPLHYRGTVPISDVSHHAEYYMHEAKRLKHRADAMVDKLGKAVNYVDAALSFMECGKAMEEGPLESKSPYTMYAETVELIRYAMKLKSHAGPGASQEDKQLAVLCFRCLALLYWQMFRLKKDNALKYSKVLMDYFKSSPKGPHKPPPWNSAGKESVAPASICSVNIMGSHTGSSRSSAISIPHRIHQMAANHLNITNSVLYSYEYWEVAETLAKENKEFFNYLNTLTGPLTLHSSMAHIVQYTRQGLQWIRISANLS; from the exons ATGGAA GACATGACCCAGTCCTGGCCTTACCAGCAGCCCCCAGGGGAAGGGGGCACTCAGCATTTCCTGTACTCACACTCAAAG GAGGGAAAGCAGCCCAATTCACGACACAGACTTG TGAGGGATGGTGTCTCTATGAGGATGCCCTCACGTCCACTCGTGGCCCCTCATAAATC CATGCTCGCTGATGACCTGAAGCTCAGCAGTGACGAAGATGACAAGGATGAG GGAAGTGAGCAAACAACTTCCTGGGCTGATAATGACCG CTTGTCAGGCCAGCAGcagcgccacacacacacacatgtcggAAGAGTGAGACATTCTAGCTCAGGGTCTTCAGGATCAGACCCCTCCAGTGAATGGGAAAGCGATCACAGCCAGCGATCACGCAGCCCGAGCCCAGGGACGCACAACCGGTGCAGGACACCGACCCAGCAGCGGACCTTAAACTGCAGCACAGAG ACGGAGAGTCCACCATCCACACAATGGCAGCTGGACAGGTGGCTTGAGAAAGTCCCTAAAAATCATCAGTCATCTGACCACGACCCAGGTGGAGGACAGCGACGGACTGCGAAATCTGACTGTGGCCGAGGACCATCACCTGGAAGATACTGGAGCAGAGACTCTGAATCCAGACGGGATTACAGTCCATGTGAAAGTCCAGTCCCAAGTCCAAAATTTGACTACAGCCCCAGAAACAGTCCTCATCCCAGTCCAGAATACAGTCCATGCCCCAGTCCAGGAATTAGCCTTGTGCCGAGCCCAGTGCCAAGTGTGTGCCCAAGTCCAGGAGACAGCTTCCAAGGGAGTCGAAGTCCCAGCCCTTTACACCCTCCCAGAAGCCCCAGTCCAAGTCTCTCCTTCACCGCAGTACCTAGCCAAGGTACATATCCTCAGGTCCAGCCACCTCAACAAGAAAGTCCCAGGCATAATGGACGGTCAACCGTTGGCTCTAATCCAGCATACCGGCCCAAAGTAAGGCCATGGGTGCCTCCGGACCACAGTGCCAACCAGAGAAAGGAGTTTAGACCCAAAGACTCTAGATCCAGAGACTCTCTATCCAAACACTCCAGGCCTGGTCCTCCCCAACAACCCCATCATTCCAAGCACAGCTCAACAGAAAAGCCACACAAGGATCTCAAACACAAGCTTGAAAGCAAAAACTCTGAATCAACAAGCAAGCAAAGGTTTAACTCACCTTCAAACCCCATTTCAAAGCATTTATCAAAGCAAAGACCAAGCATTAGCCCAAAACAACAAGCCAGTCAATCTACAGATGACCATAGTATTGAACATAATCACAGAAGCAATGAAACTACAGCAGTGTCAATCCACAGTTCACATTCCAAATCAGGCCATTCTTCTCATTTTAATACTCTAAAGAGCTCCGACCGAGGTCCCTCGTCAAAGTCCAGGGACTCTTCCCAAAGCGAAGTCAACAGTCGATCTAGTCACAGCTCGAAGATTAAATCTTTTCCAGATACAAAGCAGTCAAGATCTAAACAGACTGCCCAAAAGACTTCCAGCCCAAAGCCCAAGACCAAACTAGGGGAGGCCCCAGTGTCCAGAACCGGGCATTCCCAAAAAGACCCAAAGCCCAGAGAGAAAGAGCTAGAGGTGGACAGCCGAGGTAATGCACAGGGAGCAACCCTGGTGCAGACCGGCAAGGAACAGAGACGAAGAAGACTGGCGGAGGAGCAAGTGATAAGGCGTCGCTGGGTTCTGAGTTCTGAAGAAGAGGAAGACAAGGAAGATAGGAGAACAGAGGAAGGGGAAAGAGAGAGGaaacggaggaggaggagggagcaGGAAGTTGAATGGAAGGCAGTGCAGCCCAAGCAAAGACCTCACACCAACAGCCAGCATCACACCCAAAAGGAATACAATGGACACAATCTTGAGGAACAGAGCAAGAAGAAGAGAAGGTGGAGCAATGAGGACATTTCCTCAGGTCTTCATGTGACTGACACTAGCCCTTCTCCTCCACTTTCTCCACCTTTGCCTACTCCTGTCAACAAGCCCACTCACCCATCATCTTCcacttcctcctcttcctcatcctcttcatcctcatcttcgTCCTCTGATTCAGACTCTGAGTCTAGTCCACCCCGGAATGTTGCCAAAGTCCCTGCAGATTCAACGTCAAACCAAAAAACTGTGTCAAAAAGGAGGCTTGAGAAACAGGGTTCGGGCACTGGTGCTCACCCCCATGGGTCGAGCTTAAACACACCTGAGACTCAAGGTCGGGGCAGACACAAACTCTACACATTGGTGCCTTTTGGCCGAACTGAAAAGTCCCCCACTGTTGCACATCGAGGCCTGAAAAAGCTTGTTGTGAGGATAGACCTCTCGCTTCTGGGTAGAGTCCCTAGTGCAGATGAGATTACAGAGAGACAGTCCTCGTCTTCAGCTTTGTCAACGGGAAAGGCAAAAGAAAAGCCATCGATGAAACACTTGGACCAACTGCCTGGAGATGGCAGAAGTAAAAGAAAA GCTGAAAATGGAGACGCTCAAAGAGAGAATAAGAGAAATCCCTCTCGTGCAGATAAACTACCAGTGTCAGTCCACAGCGAGATTGAGGAGACCCTCAACAAACAAAACGG AAGTCAGGATGATTACTTTTATTCCAAGAGGCCTGTATCCCCATTGTCTCCTCCATCCGGCATACTGGAGCTCTCAAAACCCTCAGTAAAAGCTCAGCATGCAGAGAAGTACAACACACCTCCAGAAAAAGACAAAGATTCAACACCTCAGAAATCACAG GTTCAGAAGACACAGCCCAAGGTAGAGGTGGAGTGTGTGGGGGTGTCAGGACCCCTCCAGTCTCTCTCTGGATCGCTGGTTCCTCCCTCAAACCTTCCGCTTCACTACAGAGGAACTGTACCTATCAGTGATGT CTCTCATCATGCTGAGTACTACATGCATGAAGCCAAGAGGTTGAAACATCGAGCAGATGCTATG GTGGATAAGCTAGGAAAAGCTGTGAATTATGTGGATGCTGCTTTGTCCTTTATGGAGTGCGGTAAAGCCATGGAAGAGGGACCACTGGAGTCCAAGTCCCCTTACACCATGTATGCTGAAACTGTTGAGCTCATAAG ATACGCTATGAAACTTAAGAGTCACGCCGGGCCTGGAGCCAGCCAGGAAGACAAACAGCTAGCTGTACTATG TTTCCGCTGTCTTGCTCTTCTTTACTGGCAAATGTTCAGACTTAAAAAGGACAACGCTCTAAAATACTCCAAAGTCCTGATGGACTACTTCAAG AGCTCTCCAAAAGGACCTCATAAACCCCCTCCTTGGAACAGTGCTGGAAA GGAATCTGTAGCTCCTGCCTCTATTTGCTCTGTCAATATAATGGGATCTCACACAGGGAGCTCACGGAGCAGTGCTATTAGCATTCCCCATCGCAtccaccagatggcagcaaatcACCTCAACATTACCAACAGTGTCCTGTACAGTTATGAGTACTGGGAAGTGGCTGAGACCCTGGCCAAAGAAAACAAAG AATTTTTCAACTATCTGAACACACTGACTGGGCCCCTGACTCTACATAGCAGCATGGCCCATATCGTCCAGTACACCAGGCAAGGGTTGCAGTGGATCCGGATCAGTGCTAATCTATCATAA